Proteins co-encoded in one Bremerella sp. TYQ1 genomic window:
- a CDS encoding nucleotide sugar dehydrogenase, with product MVQNVPASCESLRQKLADQTATVGVIGMGYVGLPLVKTFADCGYRCVGFDTDPSKVEKLHRGESYIKHISGEWIATNVKMGRFAATTDSTRMAEADVLLICVPTPLDSSRDPDLTYVEKTAEAISQSLRPGQLIVLESTTYPSTTRDVVLPILEKSGLTPGVDFFVAYSPEREDPGNPQFTAANIPKVIGGLEQHSLELACQLYEKAIVEIVPVSSLEVAEACKILENTYRAVNIAMVNELKVLFDRMNIDLWEVIEAAKTKPFGFQAFYPGPGLGGHCIPIDPFYLSWLARKEGMPTRFIELAGEINTSMPQFVVQKVMLALNEQEKAIRGSKILMLGVAYKPNVDDPRESPAFAIMELLEPLGADIRYHDPYIPRLPSMRSFEFSQKESIELTPESLAEADAVLIVTNHKDYDWDFIAQHARLIIDTRNAMSDVTERKNIRKA from the coding sequence ATGGTTCAAAATGTTCCTGCTTCTTGCGAATCTCTTCGCCAAAAATTGGCAGATCAGACCGCAACGGTCGGTGTCATTGGGATGGGTTATGTTGGGCTACCTCTCGTTAAAACGTTCGCAGACTGTGGTTATCGCTGCGTCGGCTTTGACACCGATCCTAGCAAAGTCGAAAAACTTCACCGTGGGGAAAGCTACATAAAACATATTTCCGGCGAGTGGATTGCCACCAATGTTAAAATGGGGCGTTTCGCTGCTACGACTGACTCGACCAGGATGGCAGAAGCGGACGTTCTTTTGATTTGCGTTCCCACGCCGCTGGACAGTTCTCGCGATCCCGATCTGACTTACGTCGAAAAGACCGCCGAAGCGATCAGCCAATCTCTGCGGCCTGGTCAGTTGATCGTGCTGGAAAGCACCACCTATCCCAGCACGACGAGAGATGTTGTTCTCCCGATTCTTGAGAAGAGTGGTCTTACGCCAGGAGTCGACTTCTTCGTCGCTTACAGCCCCGAACGCGAAGACCCTGGCAATCCTCAGTTCACCGCTGCCAATATCCCCAAAGTGATCGGCGGACTCGAGCAGCACAGCTTAGAACTGGCTTGTCAGCTTTACGAAAAGGCAATCGTCGAGATCGTCCCTGTCAGCAGCTTGGAAGTGGCCGAGGCCTGCAAAATCCTCGAAAACACCTATCGAGCCGTTAACATTGCGATGGTCAACGAGTTGAAAGTGCTTTTCGACCGGATGAATATCGATCTTTGGGAAGTGATTGAAGCTGCGAAAACCAAGCCCTTTGGGTTTCAAGCCTTCTATCCGGGACCTGGCCTCGGGGGGCACTGCATCCCGATCGATCCGTTCTATCTCAGTTGGCTGGCCCGCAAGGAAGGGATGCCGACTCGCTTCATCGAACTTGCCGGCGAAATTAACACCAGCATGCCTCAGTTTGTTGTCCAAAAGGTAATGCTGGCGTTGAACGAGCAGGAAAAAGCGATTCGCGGCAGTAAGATCTTGATGCTTGGTGTTGCTTACAAGCCGAACGTCGACGATCCTCGCGAAAGCCCTGCGTTCGCCATAATGGAACTACTCGAACCGCTTGGGGCTGATATCCGCTATCACGACCCCTACATCCCCCGACTACCCTCCATGCGAAGCTTCGAGTTCTCGCAAAAGGAGAGTATTGAACTCACTCCTGAATCCCTCGCCGAAGCAGACGCCGTCCTGATTGTCACCAACCACAAAGACTACGACTGGGATTTCATCGCCCAGCATGCTCGCCTGATTATCGATACCCGCAACGCAATGAGCGACGTGACCGAGCGAAAGAATATTCGCAAGGCCTGA
- a CDS encoding ketoacyl-ACP synthase III, producing MKYASIGPISTYLPQRIETNQQLQDEFPGWDMELIYTKTGIASRHIAEPDQCASDLGVKAAEQLFAEHNIDPQSIDFLLFCTQTPDYPLPTTACLMQERLGLRISCGALDFNLGCSGFIYGLSLAEGLIRAGIARRVLFITAETYSKYIDADDRSLRTIFGDGAAATLIEASSEPTLDGFQFGTDGSGADTLMVTDGGARPPEDAHTPRHRKRWDSRLYMDGPALINFTVGAIPQLVQNIFSAAGIPNSDVDLYLFHQATRKMLEQLQEALEVDSDRMPIALENVGNTVSATIPLLIHDLRQQKRLKKGAKHLLVGFGVGWSWGGCIWHDQYGSED from the coding sequence GTGAAATACGCATCCATCGGTCCTATCTCCACCTACCTTCCACAAAGGATTGAGACCAACCAACAGCTGCAAGACGAGTTCCCCGGTTGGGACATGGAGCTCATTTACACAAAAACCGGCATTGCCTCGCGGCACATCGCCGAGCCGGACCAGTGCGCTTCCGACTTGGGTGTGAAAGCAGCCGAGCAACTCTTTGCCGAACACAACATCGATCCGCAGTCAATCGACTTCCTCCTCTTCTGCACGCAAACGCCTGACTACCCATTGCCGACAACCGCTTGCTTAATGCAAGAGCGGCTCGGGCTGCGCATCTCGTGCGGAGCGTTGGACTTCAATCTTGGCTGTTCCGGATTCATTTATGGGTTGTCACTTGCCGAAGGGCTCATTCGTGCTGGAATTGCCCGCCGAGTCTTATTTATCACGGCCGAAACCTACTCGAAGTACATCGATGCCGACGACCGAAGTTTGCGGACGATCTTTGGCGATGGTGCCGCGGCGACGCTGATCGAAGCTTCCAGCGAACCGACGCTCGATGGTTTTCAGTTCGGGACCGATGGCAGTGGTGCAGACACGCTAATGGTGACCGATGGTGGCGCTCGCCCCCCGGAAGACGCTCACACGCCGCGACATCGCAAACGCTGGGACAGTCGTTTGTACATGGATGGTCCCGCTCTGATTAACTTCACCGTTGGTGCCATTCCGCAGCTGGTGCAGAACATCTTCTCGGCGGCCGGCATTCCGAATTCCGACGTCGATCTCTATCTATTTCACCAGGCGACCCGTAAAATGCTGGAGCAGTTGCAGGAAGCCCTGGAAGTCGATAGCGACCGGATGCCGATCGCGCTGGAAAACGTCGGCAATACGGTTTCCGCTACCATTCCCTTGCTGATTCACGATCTGCGTCAGCAGAAGCGATTGAAGAAAGGGGCCAAGCATCTCCTCGTCGGTTTCGGCGTCGGATGGTCTTGGGGTGGCTGCATCTGGCACGATCAGTACGGCAGCGAGGACTAA
- a CDS encoding YqgE/AlgH family protein encodes MQSLAGQFLIASPYLPDPNFLRTVVLMVQHDEEGALGLVLTRPIQLTVEEVWKNVSGEAIDAPEAVLQGGPVEGPLMAIHQEEDLGELEVIPGVYFSSQRENIEPLIRGARNTFRLFLGYSGWGAQQLEDEMDVGGWLTLPAKKEQVFETDNDVLWKSVTGEVGSNIMRDSLNIKRMPQDPNVN; translated from the coding sequence GTGCAATCTTTGGCCGGCCAGTTTTTGATTGCGTCTCCCTATCTCCCCGATCCCAACTTTCTCCGCACCGTCGTTCTTATGGTCCAGCACGACGAAGAGGGAGCCCTCGGTCTGGTGCTGACTCGGCCGATTCAATTGACCGTTGAAGAGGTCTGGAAGAACGTATCTGGCGAAGCAATCGACGCCCCCGAAGCAGTCCTGCAAGGCGGCCCCGTCGAAGGCCCGTTGATGGCGATTCATCAAGAGGAAGACCTTGGCGAGCTCGAGGTCATCCCCGGCGTCTACTTCTCGAGCCAGCGAGAAAACATCGAGCCGCTTATTCGTGGTGCCCGAAACACGTTCCGGCTTTTTCTCGGCTACTCTGGCTGGGGTGCCCAGCAGTTGGAAGACGAGATGGACGTCGGCGGGTGGCTCACGCTTCCGGCGAAGAAGGAGCAAGTCTTCGAGACCGACAACGACGTTCTTTGGAAAAGCGTTACCGGGGAAGTTGGCTCGAATATCATGCGCGATTCGCTGAACATCAAACGTATGCCGCAAGATCCGAATGTGAACTAA
- a CDS encoding Xaa-Pro peptidase family protein has translation MLGIEVDACRSRQKRLLAALQDKSLDAIVVTQNEHVQWLAGPRYDFKFSPAAVLFADGRLALVAPNEVPETAAADEVRTYEAQWLSTLRNDQRAASSQAVLNILREAGSIKRLGVEYSSYPVHVSSEFSAELVDVEPEIYRQRRKKDADELAKIRMAISGTEKMYEKAREIICPGINELEVFNQLQAVAVMQYGEALTGTGNDYASGEMGGPARDRRVEDGELYILDLGPAFRGYFADNSRAIAVNGKPTDEQQEAWTHVMKVFTHLESVVKPGKSCKELFLEVQDILKQAPIGEFPHHLGHGIGLYPHEAPHLNSSWDDTFEVGDVFTCEPGLYDQRLKFGMRLENDYLVTENGIENLSPFKMELA, from the coding sequence ATGCTGGGTATCGAGGTCGACGCCTGCCGTAGTCGCCAGAAGCGTTTGTTAGCTGCTTTACAAGACAAATCGCTCGACGCGATTGTCGTCACGCAAAACGAACATGTGCAGTGGCTCGCCGGCCCTCGTTACGATTTCAAGTTCTCTCCTGCGGCCGTTCTGTTTGCCGATGGCCGTCTCGCATTAGTCGCCCCTAACGAAGTGCCAGAAACGGCGGCTGCGGACGAAGTGCGAACCTACGAAGCACAGTGGCTTTCAACGCTACGAAACGATCAGCGTGCTGCCTCCAGCCAAGCCGTGCTGAACATCCTACGCGAAGCAGGCAGCATCAAACGCCTTGGTGTCGAATACTCGAGCTATCCCGTTCACGTCTCCAGCGAGTTCTCTGCCGAACTTGTTGACGTCGAGCCAGAGATCTACCGTCAGCGTCGTAAGAAAGATGCCGACGAGCTCGCCAAGATTCGCATGGCGATCAGCGGGACCGAAAAGATGTACGAAAAGGCCCGCGAGATCATTTGCCCCGGCATTAACGAACTGGAAGTCTTCAACCAACTGCAAGCGGTCGCGGTAATGCAGTATGGCGAAGCCCTGACCGGTACCGGCAACGACTACGCCAGCGGTGAAATGGGTGGTCCGGCTCGTGATCGCCGTGTGGAAGATGGCGAGCTTTACATCCTTGACTTGGGGCCAGCTTTCCGCGGTTACTTTGCCGACAACAGCCGCGCGATCGCCGTCAACGGCAAGCCAACCGACGAGCAGCAAGAGGCTTGGACGCACGTGATGAAAGTGTTCACGCACTTGGAATCGGTCGTCAAACCAGGTAAGAGCTGCAAAGAGCTATTCCTGGAAGTGCAGGACATTTTGAAGCAGGCCCCTATCGGCGAATTCCCACATCACCTGGGGCATGGCATCGGCTTATACCCGCACGAAGCTCCGCACTTGAACTCGTCGTGGGACGATACGTTTGAAGTGGGGGATGTCTTTACCTGCGAGCCAGGTCTATATGACCAGCGTCTCAAGTTCGGCATGCGACTAGAGAACGATTACCTGGTCACCGAGAACGGTATCGAAAATCTTTCGCCGTTCAAAATGGAACTGGCGTAA